A genome region from Magnolia sinica isolate HGM2019 chromosome 8, MsV1, whole genome shotgun sequence includes the following:
- the LOC131253804 gene encoding UDP-glycosyltransferase 76B1-like, which produces MYAVNGVCMQGMFVALSTMLCMILYWERMMNDAFGSARCWKGTVFGYQGLDSLLPELLPVRVKVLPNFSKMDPEMVYRLFTNNKNATKVSSDFLMARMARLSASSPMSFFTFTKAVADQLNLPRILLGTTSATFSSTMASVKLLQQNEVISITDGLPNMHIPKIQPLRIKDIPDFSMTDPDTCERFWADMINAIRSALGCIMNTFDDLEPTAFEKVRQDCHPMPLFAVGPLCKFSPGSSNSLLTQDYSCMAWLDKQAPQSVIYISFGSLASITKTDLVEIAWGLANSDQPFLWVVRPGSIHGHDCNELLEGFEEKTRERDQIVKWAPQQEVLAHPSVGGFWTHNGWNSTLESICEGVPMLCSPYLWDQNVHARYVSHVWRVGMQLEKGFDGSEIEWAVRRLMVEIEGKEMRERVGALKENAMRCMAKGGSSYESLESLIDLIMSL; this is translated from the exons ATGTACGCTGTGAATGGTGTCTGCATGCAGGGGATGTTCGTGGCATTATCGACGATGCTGTGCATGATTCTCTATTGGGAGAGAATGATGAATGATGCTTTTGGGTCTGCTCGCTGTTGGAAG GGTACGGTTTTCGGAT ATCAAGGGCTGGATTCGCTGCTCCCAGAGCTTCTTCCCGTCAGAGTCAAGGTTCTACCCAACTTCAGCAAGATGGATCCTGAGATGGTATATCGATTATTTACCAACAACAAGAATGCAACAAAGGTCTCTTCTGACTTCCTG ATGGCCCGCATGGCCCGGTTAAGTGCATCATCACCGATGAGCTTTTTTACTTTCACTAAAGCTGTTGCCGACCAGTTGAATCTCCCGAGAATTTTGTTAGGCACCACCAGTGCCACATTTTCCAGCACCATGGCATCTGTGAAGCTTCTTCAGCAAAATGAAGTCATTTCAATCACGG ATGGTCTACCAAACATGCATATTCCTAAGATTCAGCCACTCAGGATCAAGGATATTCCAGACTTCAGCATGACGGATCCTGATACGTGTGAGCGATTTTGGGCCGACATGATCAATGCAATAAGGTCTGCTTTGGGTTGCATCATGAACACATTTGACGATCTTGAACCAACTGCATTCGAAAAAGTTAGACAAGATTGTCATCCCATGCCACTCTTTGCGGTTGGCCCCCTCTGTAAATTCTCTCCAGGATCATCAAACAGCTTACTAACACAAGACTACAGCTGCATGGCATGGCTAGACAAGCAGGCGCCGCAGTCGGTCATTTACATCAGCTTCGGGAGCTTAGCTTCCATAACTAAAACAGACCTAGTGGAGATTGCTTGGGGGCTAGCCAATAGTGACCAGCCCTTTTTGTGGGTGGTCCGGCCTGGCTCTATCCATGGCCATGATTGCAATGAACTACTAGAAGGGTTTGAAGAGAAGACACGGGAGAGAGACCAGAtcgtgaagtgggccccacaacaagaaGTGCTAGCCCACCCATCAGTGGGAGGATTTTGGACACACAATGGTTGGAATTCTACGTTGGAGAGCATATGTGAAGGGGTGCCCATGTTATGCTCTCCTTATTTATGGGACCAAAATGTGCATGCTAGGTATGTGAGCCATGTATGGAGGGTGGGAATGCAACTTGAGAAAGGGTTCGATGGAAGTGAGATTGAGTGGGCCGTAAGAAGATTGATGGTGGAGATTGAAGggaaggagatgagagagagggtagGTGCTCTCAAGGAAAATGCAATGCGTTGTATGGCGAAAGGAGGTTCTTCGTATGAGTCATTAGAGAGTTTGATTGATCTTATTATGTCATTATAA